Proteins encoded by one window of Dokdonella sp.:
- the atpA gene encoding F0F1 ATP synthase subunit alpha, producing the protein MATQINPSEISDLIKSRIEKFKLGADARNEGTVTSVSDGIVRIHGLTDAMSGEMIELPGNTVALALNLERDSVGAVVLGAYEHLREGDVAKTTGRILEVPVGRELLGRVVDALGNPIDGKGPIGASLTSPIEKVAPGVIWRKSVDQPVQTGYKSVDSMIPIGRGQRELIIGDRQTGKTALAVDTIINQKGSGIKCVYVAIGQKQSSIANVVRKLEEHDALKHTIIVAASASESAAMQYIAAYSGCAMGEFFRDNGEDALIIYDDLTKQAWAYRQISLLLKRPPGREAYPGDVFYLHSRLLERAARVNEDYVEKHTKGAVKGKTGSLTALPIIETQAGDVSAFVPTNVISITDGQIFLETDLFNAGIRPAVNAGISVSRVGGAAQTKIVKKLSGGVKLALAQYRELAAFAQFASDLDAATRAQLERGQRVTELMKQKQYAPLSIAELALSIYAAEKGFLDDLPIAKILPFETALHAFFHSNHGDLMKKIVDTGDWNNDIEAVFKNGLEEFKRTGNW; encoded by the coding sequence ATGGCCACCCAGATCAACCCGTCCGAAATCAGCGACCTCATCAAGAGCCGCATCGAGAAGTTCAAGCTTGGTGCCGACGCGCGCAACGAAGGCACGGTCACCAGCGTCTCCGACGGCATCGTGCGCATCCACGGACTCACCGACGCGATGTCGGGCGAGATGATCGAGCTGCCCGGCAATACCGTGGCGCTCGCGCTGAACCTCGAGCGCGACTCGGTCGGCGCGGTCGTGCTCGGTGCCTACGAGCACCTGCGCGAAGGTGACGTCGCCAAGACCACCGGCCGCATCCTCGAGGTGCCGGTCGGCCGCGAACTGCTCGGCCGCGTGGTCGACGCGCTCGGCAACCCGATCGACGGCAAGGGCCCGATCGGTGCCTCATTGACCTCGCCGATCGAGAAGGTCGCGCCGGGCGTGATCTGGCGCAAGTCAGTCGATCAACCGGTGCAGACCGGCTACAAGTCGGTCGACTCGATGATCCCGATCGGCCGTGGCCAGCGCGAACTGATCATCGGCGACCGTCAGACCGGCAAGACCGCCCTGGCCGTCGACACGATCATCAACCAGAAGGGTTCGGGCATCAAATGCGTGTACGTGGCGATCGGCCAGAAGCAGTCGTCGATCGCCAACGTCGTGCGCAAGCTCGAGGAACATGACGCGCTCAAGCACACGATCATCGTCGCCGCCTCGGCGTCGGAGTCGGCCGCCATGCAGTACATCGCGGCCTACTCGGGCTGCGCGATGGGCGAGTTCTTCCGCGACAACGGCGAAGACGCGCTGATCATCTACGACGACCTGACCAAGCAGGCCTGGGCCTACCGCCAGATCTCGCTGCTGCTGAAGCGCCCGCCGGGCCGCGAAGCGTATCCGGGTGACGTCTTCTATCTGCACTCGCGTCTGCTCGAGCGCGCCGCGCGCGTCAACGAGGACTACGTCGAGAAGCACACCAAGGGTGCGGTCAAGGGCAAGACCGGCTCGCTGACCGCGCTGCCGATCATCGAAACCCAAGCCGGCGACGTCTCCGCCTTCGTGCCGACCAACGTGATCTCGATCACCGACGGCCAGATCTTCCTCGAAACCGACCTGTTCAACGCCGGCATCCGCCCGGCCGTGAACGCCGGCATCTCGGTGTCGCGCGTGGGTGGCGCCGCACAGACCAAGATCGTCAAGAAGCTTTCCGGCGGCGTGAAGCTGGCGCTTGCCCAGTACCGCGAGCTTGCCGCGTTCGCCCAGTTCGCTTCTGACCTCGATGCCGCCACACGCGCCCAGCTCGAGCGCGGCCAGCGCGTCACCGAGCTGATGAAGCAGAAGCAGTACGCGCCGCTGTCGATCGCCGAACTCGCACTGTCGATCTACGCCGCCGAGAAGGGCTTCCTCGATGACCTGCCGATCGCGAAGATCCTGCCGTTCGAAACCGCCCTGCACGCGTTCTTCCACAGCAACCACGGCGACCTCATGAAGAAGATCGTCGACACCGGCGACTGGAACAACGACATCGAAGCCGTGTTCAAGAACGGTCTCGAGGAGTTCAAGCGCACCGGCAACTGGTAA